A genome region from Pygocentrus nattereri isolate fPygNat1 chromosome 10, fPygNat1.pri, whole genome shotgun sequence includes the following:
- the sptb gene encoding spectrin beta chain, erythrocytic isoform X2: MRMSSPCLLRPVPVSQSRLREVKLSLKTSREASTIRSNVVTREISSRAYSTGKEVPIRVSTNPSRSRSTPPVYRAQRPDSKIGPKTNGHLPERNGTLLDVPPPAAPLTLSAFSSSSSSSSYTPSLTRPSPPHPPPSSTSFSSQGMRRARWLSYSTSNICFNSILDGRFRQLQDEREAVQKKTFTKWVNSILARVSCRISDLYLDLRDGRMLIKLLEVLSGERLPRPTKGRMRIHCLENVDKALQFLKEQRVHLENMGSHDIVDGNHRLILGLIWTIILRFQIQDIVVETGQADQTGKQETRSAKDALLLWCQMKTAGYPNVNITNFTTSWKDGLAFNALIHKHRPDLVDYGNLQRSNPTHNLQQAFNVAERQLGVTKLLDPEDVFTENPDEKSIITYVVAFYHYFSKMKALAVEGKRVGKVLDHAIETEKMIDKYETLSSDLLTWIEQTIIILNNRKLANSLSGVQQQLQAFNSYRTVEKPPKFQEKGNLEVLLFTIQSRMRANNQRVYTPKEGALVSDINRAWERLERAEHERERVLRDELIRQEKLEQMAHRFDRKAAMRETWLIENQRLVSQDNFGYDLPAVEAAKKKHDAIETDIAAYEERVQALVALSKELETEKYHDAKRIDARKDNILRLWDYLQELLSARRGRLEKNLTLQRIFQEMLYIINWMDEMKGRLLSPDFGKHLLEAEDLLQKHALVEADIAVQAERVHSANAAALKFANGDTYKPCDPQVIRDRVQHLDLCYQELCALAAQRRARLEQSRRLWNFFWETAELESWIREKEHIFSSLDYGKDLTSVLVLQSKHSAFEDELGARREHLKQVMGEGESMVKAKHFGAPKVQQRMDDVQRQWQQLEGLAAFRKQNLQDTQRFFQFQGDADDLKAWLLDAMRQMSSEDVGHDEYTTQRLLKRHHALRDEAAKNGATIDALNKQANSLPEELKNTPDIQRRLKDIKDLYMELLSLSDLRQKKLDDTMALYTIFSETDACELWMGQKETWLVGLETPEKLEDLEVVQNRLSILAQEMGNMQTRVDNVNKAAKQLEDSRHPRTKEVKDCQSRLNKRWEAFKAMVEDKKHKVDSALSLHNYGLECDETGAWIKDKTRVIESTQDLGNDLAAVITIQRKLFGIQRDLAAIQDKLDFLDGEAQKLAKDHPEHAADIRARQAELDTAWNTLKNTLKDREDSLGEVSKLQTFLQDMDDFQAWLFKTQKAVASEEMPTSLSEAEELLSLHDAVKGDMDGHEEDYHRVRDTGAAVTQGQEDDPQYQQLEQRLKGLDKGWDELHKIWDSRKNFLDQGLGFQQFLRDAKQAETILNNQEYTLAHLDQPDTLDGAEKSLKKHEDFVTTMDANKDKIATTLEGGQRLVNSGNLYSAKVQDKMNSIQDRHEKNQDKAKEVSGKLKDNRDLQHFLQNTQDLTLWINEKMLTAQDTSYDEARNLHSKWQKHQAFMAELASNKDWLNKIDQEGEELMASKPEFAPIVKERLAKLHELWDKLEQTTEEKARLLFDANRSELFDQSLADLKKCLGDLQQQLHGDVDEEVKDLTSANILLKKHQLTENQVRDRARELEELQEAVQQHAPLREDQPELEVELQALQGDFQQILTPLAQRKGKLEAAKAVYQFYRDLADEILWVEERLPMAMSQEHGNNLQTVQLLLKKNQTLQKEIEGHQPRVDEVLERGRRMMAAAAGSPEAEHMSEEIKKLEEVWARLQDEMEKRRARLNGSNEAQQYYNDADEAEAWIGEQELYMIADEKAKDEQSAMVLLKRHLILKQTVDDYADSIQQLADRAQKMLTEEHPEGEAIIRRQGQVDKQYAGLKELAEDRRKNLDHTYHHFLLSREVEDLEQWIAERDVVASSQEMGQDLDHVTILRDKFREFARETGTVGQERVDAVNQIIDELIEAGHSESVTLAEWKDGVNESWADLLELIDTRNQLLTASYDLLKYFYDGKELVVQINEKQNELPEDLGEDFSKAESFHRMHAAFERDISTLGKQVHQCQETAARLFAQYAGDQAVAIQTTEKEVVDAWKGLLAACAGRRKQLEETASKFRFFTMVKDLMAWMESIIQQIETQEKPRDVSSVELLMKYHQGIRAEIVTREPKFNDCEVLGRTLLARKHKDSDEIKAKLIQLKEKKEEMLWKWESTWDCLSLMLEVCQFARDASVAEAWLVAQEPYVASRDMGKTVDEVEKLLKRHEAFEKSTATWEERFSALERLTRLEIRKYREEMQQYRDEEEKDSRREDTGFAEESSQLYTVEEPSLSGIAAVEPSSGHGDGTAGDSTVPIISEIQESGSLELDPITDPSEQVAKETERAATLPVEPPRPQPTLLEGTLARKHEMEGPNKKASNRSWNNIYCVLKPGQLSAYKDGKSYSHGVTFHGEDPLSLSNATCEVLTNYKKKKLVFKLWLGDGSEYLFQCKDEDELQTWTQAIEKAAEPDTEEPVAGPSQPRARSLPPPSSSTMPEAPSAKKDKEKRFSLFTKKK, translated from the exons ATGAGGATGAGTAGCCCGTGCCTCCTCCGCCCTGTACCGGTTAGCCAGAGTCGGCTACGGGAGGTCAAGCTCAGCTTGAAGACCAGCAGAGAGGCCAGCACTATTCGGTCCAATGTAGTCACACGGGAGATCAGCAGCCGGGCATATTCTACTGGAAAAGAGGTGCCGATTCGGGTCAGTACCAACCCCAGCCGGAGCAGGAGCACCCCTCCTGTCTACAGGGCTCAACGTCCTGACAGCAAGATAGGACCCAAGACCAATGGGCATCTGCCTGAAAGGAATGGCACCTTGCTGGATGTCCCACCACCTGCAGCCCCCCTGACCCTGTCTgccttctcctcttcctcctcatcgTCCTCCTACACCCCAAGTCTGACCCGGCCCTCTCCTCCCCACCCGCCTCCATCTTCAACATCGTTTTCCTCCCAGGGCATGAGGCGTGCCCGCTGGCTGAGCTACAGCACCTCCAACATCTGCTTCAACTCCATCTTGGATGGGAGGTTTAGGCAACTTCAAG ATGAGCGAGAGGCTGTGCAAAAGAAGACCTTCACGAAATGGGTGAATTCCATCCTGGCCAGGGTCAGCTGCCGGATTTCAGACCTCTATCTAGACCTGAGGGATGGGAGGATGCTCATCAAACTGCTGGAAGTTCTGTCAGGGGAAAGGCTG CCCAGGCCCACCAAGGGCCGAATGAGGATCCACTGTCTGGAGAACGTAGACAAGGCACTGCAGTTTCTAAAGGAGCAAAGGGTGCACTTGGAGAACATGGGATCACATGACATCGTTGATGGCAACCATCGCCTGATCCTGGGCCTCATCTGGACCATCATTCTTCGCTTCCAG ATTCAAGACATTGTGGTGGAAACTGGACAAGCTGACCAGACAGGAAAGCAGGAGACACGCTCAGCCAAAGATGCGCTGCTCCTTTGGTGTCAAATGAAGACTGCTGG GTACCCAAATGTAAACATCACCAACTTTACCACAAGTTGGAAGGACGGCTTGGCTTTTAATGCCcttatacacaaacacag GCCAGATCTGGTGGACTATGGCAACCTGCAGAGATCCAACCCAACACACAATCTTCAGCAAGCTTTCAATGTGGCTGAGCGACAGCTTGGAGTTACCAAGCTCCTAGACCCAGAAG ATGTGTTTACTGAGAACCCAGATGAGAAGTCCATTATCACATATGTTGTTGCATTCTACCACTACTTCTCCAAAATGAAAGCTCTGGCAGTTGAAGGCAAACGAGTTGGGAAG GTGCTGGACCATGCCATTGAGACAGAGAAGATGATTGATAAGTATGAGACGCTTTCTTCAGACCTGTTAACATGGATCGAACAGACCATCATTATCCTGAACAATCGTAAACTCGCCAACTCTCTCTCTGGAGTCCAGCAACAGCTGCAGGCTTTCAATTCCTACCGTACAGTGGAGAAGCCTCCCAA ATTTCAAGAGAAGGGCAACCTTGAAGTGCTGCTATTCACCATCCAGAGCAGGATGAGGGCCAACAATCAGAGAGTTTATACCCCTAAAGAAGGTGCACTGGTGTCAGACATCAACAGG GCATGGGAGAGACTGGAGCGGGCTGAACATGAAAGAGAGCGTGTACTAAGAGATGAGCTCATCAGACAAGAAAAGCTGGAGCAAATGGCCCACCGCTTCGACAGGAAGGCCGCCATGAGAGAAACCTGGCTGATAGAGAACCAGAGACTGGTATCACAG GACAATTTTGGGTATGACCTTCCAGCAGTAGAGGCAGCAAAGAAGAAGCATGATGCCATAGAGACAGACATTGCTGCATATGAAGAACGTGTGCAAGCCCTGGTGGCATTGTCTAAAGAGCTGGAAACAGAGAAGTACCACGATGCTAAACGCATTGATGCAAGAAAAGATAACATTCTGAGGCTATGGGACTACCTCCAGGAGCTTTTAAGTGCTCGCAGGGGCCGTCTGGAGAAAAATCTCACCCTGCAGAGGATCTTTCAGGAGATGCTTTACATCATAAATTGGATGGACGAGATGAAG GGTCGTCTCTTGTCTCCTGATTTTGGGAAGCACTTGCTGGAGGCGGAGGACCTTCTGCAAAAGCATGCTTTGGTGGAGGCAGACATTGCTGTGCAGGCAGAGAGAGTGCACTCTGCAAATGCAGCTGCTCTCAAGTTTGCCAATGGAGACA CCTACAAACCTTGTGACCCACAAGTGATTAGAGATCGTGTACAGCACTTGGACCTTTGCTATCAGGAATTGTGTGCACTTGCTGCCCAGCGCAGGGCCCGCTTGGAGCAGTCTCGTCGTCTCTGGAACTTCTTCTGGGAGACTGCAGAGCTGGAAAGTTGGATCCGGGAAAAGGAGCACATCTTTTCTTCTCTTGACTATGGCAAGGACCTGACCAGTGTGCTGGTGCTGCAGAGTAAGCACAGTGCCTTTGAAGATGAGCTGGGGGCCCGGCGTGAACACCTGAAGCAGGTGATGGGTGAGGGTGAGAGTATGGTGAAGGCCAAACACTTTGGTGCTCCCAAAGTGCAGCAGCGCATGGATGACGTACAGAGACAATGGCAGCAGCTGGAGGGACTGGCTGCTTTCCGCAAACAGAACCTCCAGGATACCCAGCGTTTCTTCCAGTTCCAGGGTGATGCTGATGACCTTAAGGCCTGGTTGTTGGATGCTATGCGGCAGATGAGCAGCGAAGACGTTGGGCATGATGAGTACACCACACAGAGACTACTAAAGAGGCATCATGCCTTAAGAGATGAAGCAGCTAAGAATGGGGCCACCATTGATGCTCTGAACAAACAGGCCAATTCATTGCCTGAGGAGCTGAAGAATACACCAGACATTCAAAGGCGTCTGAAAGACATCAAAGATCTGTACAtggagctgctctctctctcagatctaCGGCAGAAGAAGTTGGATGACACTATGGCGTTGTACACCATTTTCAGTGAGACAGATGCTTGTGAGCTCTGGATGGGTCAGAAAGAGACATGGCTTGTGGGACTAGAGACACCCGAGAAGTTAGAAGATCTAGAGGTGGTTCAGAACAG gTTAAGTATCCTCGCTCAAGAAATGGGCAACATGCAGACAAGGGTAGACAATGTCAACAAAGCAGCTAAGCAACTAGAGGACAGCAGACACCCACGAACAAAGGAGGTGAAAGACTGTCAATCTCGTCTCAATAAGAG GTGGGAGGCATTTAAGGCAATGGTCGAAGATAAAAAGCATAAGGTAGATTCAGCGCTCAGTCTGCACAATTATGGGCTTGAATGCGATGAGACCGGGGCATGGATCAAGGACAAGACACGAGTCATCGAGTCCACGCAAGACCTTGGGAATGACCTGGCTGCAGTAATAACCATCCAAAGGAAGCTCTTTGGAATACAGAGAGACCTTGCTGCTATTCAGGATAAGCTGGACTTCCTGGATGGTGAGGCCCAAAAGCTTGCAAAGGATCATCCAGAGCATGCCGCTGACATCCGGGCCCGACAAGCAGAGCTAGACACAGCTTGGAATACTTTGAAGAACACGCTAAAGGACCGAGAGGACTCTCTGGGTGAAGTCAGTAAGCTCCAAACCTTCCTGCAGGATATGGATGATTTCCAAGCCTGGCTTTTCAAGACTCAGAAGGCTGTTGCATCTGAAGAGATGCCTACAAGTCTCTCAGAGGCAGAGGAGCTCCTAAGCCTCCATGATGCAGTGAAAGGAGACATGGATGGCCATGAAGAGGACTACCATCGCGTAAGAGACACTGGAGCAGCTGTAACTCAAGGTCAAGAAGACGATCCTCAATATCAGCAACTGGAGCAGAGGCTGAAGGGCCTGGACAAGGGCTGGGATGAGCTACACAAAATATGGGACAGCCGTAAAAACTTTCTGGACCAAGGTCTAGGCTTCCAGCAATTCTTGAGAGATGCAAAGCAAGCCGAAACTATCCTAAACAACCAG gAGTATACTCTAGCCCACTTGGACCAGCCTGACACCCTGGATGGGGCAGAAAAGTCCTTGAAGAAGCATGAGGACTTTGTCACCACCATGGATGCTAATAAGGATAAGATAGCGACCACACTAGAAGGAGGTCAGAGGCTAGTGAACAGTGGAAACCTTTACTCAGCAAAGGTGCAGGACAAGATGAACTCCATCCAAGACAG acatgagaagaaccaagacaaAGCAAAGGAAGTCTCTGGGAAACTCAAAGACAACAGAGACCTGCAACACTTTCTTCAGAACACTCAAGAT CTTACTCTCTGGATAAATGAGAAGATGCTGACTGCTCAAGACACCTCCTACGATGAGGCTCGCAATCTCCACAGCAAATGGCAGAAACACCAGgccttcatggctgagctggcATCCAACAAGGACTGGCTCAACAAAATTGATCAG gagggtgaagagttgATGGCATCCAAGCCAGAATTTGCGCCCATTGTGAAGGAACGTCTGGCTAAACTTCATGAGCTGTGggacaagctggaacagacCACAGAGGAGAAGGCCCGGCTCCTGTTTGATGCTAACCGCTCTGAGCTGTTCGATCAGAGCTTGGCTGACTTGAAGAAGTGTCTTGGTGATCTGCAACAGCAGCTCCACGGCGATGTGGATGAAGAAGTTAAAGATCTCACCAGTGCTAATATCCTGCTTAAAAAGCACCAG TTGACTGAGAATCAGGTGAGAGATCGGGCACGGGAGCTTGAGGAGCTGCAGGAGGCTGTGCAGCAGCATGCCCCCTTAAGAGAAGACCAGCCTGAGCTGGAGGTTGAGCTACAGGCCCTTCAGGGTGACTTTCAGCAGATTCTCACACCTCTGGCCCAACGTAAAGGCAAACTGGAGGCAGCCAAAGCTGTGTATCAGTTCTACAGAGACCTGGCAGATGAAATT CTCTGGGTTGAGGAGAGACTGCCCATGGCCATGTCACAAGAACATGGGAACAATCTTCAAACAGTCCAGCTTCTCCTGAAGAAAAATCAG ACTCTCCAGAAGGAGATTGAAGGTCACCAGCCACGTGTTGATGAGGTGCTGGAGCGCGGTCGGCGTATGATGGCAGCTGCAGCGGGAAGTCCAGAAGCAGAGCACATGTCTGAGGAAATTAAGAAGTTGGAGGAGGTGTGGGCACGACTGCAGGATGAAATGGAAAAGCGTCGGGCTCGGCTCAATGGCTCCAACGAAGCCCAGCAGTACTATAATGATGCAGATGAAGCTGAAGCCTGGATTGGCGAGCAGGAACTCTACATGATTGCTGATGAGAAAGCAAAG GATGAGCAGAGTGCTATGGTTCTGCTGAAGCGGCACTTGATTCTGAAGCAAACTGTGGATGACTATGCAGACTCCATCCAACAGCTGGCTGATCGCGCTCAGAAGATGTTGACTGAGGAGCATCCAGAAGG AGAGGCCATCATCAGGAGACAGGGTCAGGTGGATAAACAGTATGCAGGGCTGAAGGAGCTCGCCGAAGACCGAAGGAAGAATCTCGACCACACCTACCATCATTTCTTGCTAAGCCGGGAAGTGGAGGATCTGGAGCAATGGATTGCTGAGCGTGATGTGGTAGCTTCATCACAGGAGATGGGCCAGGACCTCGACCATGTCACG ATCCTGCGGGATAAGTTCAGAGAGTTTGCGAGGGAGACAGGAACTGTGGGACAGGAGCGGGTGGATGCTGTGAATCAGATCATTGATGAGCTGATAGAGGCTGGCCACAGTGAGTCAGTTACCTTGGCTGAATGGAAGGATGGAGTGAATGAGAGCTGGGCAGATCTCTTGGAGCTCATTGACACCCGAAACCAGCTACTCACTGCTTCTTATGACCTTCTTAA GTATTTCTATGATGGGAAGGAGCTGGTGGTTCAGATCAATGAGAAACAGAATGAACTTCCTGAAGATCTGGGAGAGGATTTCAGTAAAGCAGAGTCTTTTCATCGCATGCATGCTGCCTTTGAGAGAGACATCAGCACTCTGGGCAAACAG GTACACCAGTGCCAAGAGACAGCAGCTCGTCTGTTTGCCCAGTATGCTGGGGACCAGGCTgttgccatccagacaacagaGAAGGAGGTGGTAGATGCGTGGAAGGGTCTACTTGCTGCCTGCGCAGGGAGGCGGAAACAGCTGGAGGAGACAGCCAGCAAATTCCGCTTCTTCACCATGGTTAAGGACCTAATGGCATGGATGGAAAGCATCATCCAGCAGATAGAAACCCAAGAAAAACCCAG AGATGTGTCATCAGTGGAGTTACTAATGAAGTATCACCAAGGGATCCGTGCAGAGATTGTGACTCGAGAGCCAAAGTTCAATGATTGTGAGGTGCTAGGTCGGACCCTCCTGGCACGGAAACACAAAGACTCAGATGAG ATCAAAGCGAAGCTGATTCAgctgaaagagaagaaggaagaaatgTTATGGAAGTGGGAGAGCACATGGGACTGCCTTAGCCTGA TGTTGGAGGTTTGCCAGTTTGCTCGGGATGCATCTGTGGCAGAGGCCTGGCTGGTAGCTCAAGAGCCATATGTGGCTAGCAGGGACATGGGCAAGACAGTGGATGAGGTGGAGAAGCTCCTCAAGAGGCACGAGGCCTTTGAGAAGTCCACTGCAACCTGGGAGGAGCGCTTCTCTGCACTGGAGCGCCTGACAAGA CTTGAGATCAGAAAGTATCGTGAAGAAATGCAACAGTACAGAGATGAAGAGGAAAAGGACAGCAG GAGGGAAGACACAGGCTTTGCAGAGGAGTCTTCACAACTCTACACTGTAGAGGAACCATCTCTG TCTGGCATTGCAGCAGTGGAGCCCAGCTCAGGTCATGGTGATGGCACCGCAGGAGATTCGACAGTGCCCATCATTTCAGAAATTCAGGAGAGTGGTTCCTTGGAACTGGACCCAATCACAGACCCATCCGAACAGGTCGCCAAGGAGACTGAGCGAGCTGCCACTCTCCCTGTAGAGCCTCCACGGCCTCAGCCAACCCTGCTGGAGGGAACACTAGCCCGTAAACATGAGATGGAGGGACCCAACAAAAAGGCATCCAACAG GTCCTGGAACAACATCTACTGTGTGTTAAAACCTGGGCAGCTCTCAGCCTACAAGGATGGCAAGAGCTACAGCCATGGTGTCACATTCCATGGTGAAGACCCACTGTCACTCAGCAATGCCACATGTGAGGTGCTGACCAATtacaaaaagaagaaactgGTGTTTAAATTATG GCTTGGAGACGGTAGTGAGTACCTGTTCCAGTGTAAAGATGAG GATGAGCTGCAGACGTGGACTCAGGCCATAGAGAAGGCAGCAGAGCCTGATACAGAGGAGCCAGTGGCAGGACCTTCACAGCCTCGAGCCCGCAGCCTACCCCCACCATCCTCCTCCACCATGCCAGAAGCCCCTTCTGCCAAGAAGGACAAGGAGAAGAGGTTCAGTTTATTCACCAAGAAGAAGTGA